One stretch of Chryseobacterium indologenes DNA includes these proteins:
- a CDS encoding alpha/beta fold hydrolase, with amino-acid sequence MESILSPYSFTTHYSSLKEGQIAYLKEGTEKPVLLFIHGLSSNADAWSRNIEELKKYYTCIAIDLPGHGKSYKKAEEFTPTYFAKTIKEFADQQKIKQFVLIGHSMGGQASIKFAQLYPKYVEKLILIAPAGIEEFSEAESSTLKTFTTRDFVIKTSDEQIDKNYSLNFYKMPNEAKKMVDERKKIKTAHDFNDHALAIEKSVRGMLDDKVIGDIQNLKLPVLFLFAQNDMLIPNKFLHPLMTINDVAGKAQELMPKAKIIIIPESGHFLQFEKPEMVNKEIRTFISSYQ; translated from the coding sequence ATGGAATCTATTTTATCTCCGTACAGTTTTACAACTCATTATTCATCCCTTAAAGAAGGGCAGATTGCTTACCTCAAAGAAGGGACTGAGAAACCTGTTTTGCTTTTTATCCATGGACTCAGCAGCAATGCTGATGCATGGTCCCGGAATATTGAGGAGCTTAAAAAGTATTATACCTGTATTGCTATAGACCTTCCCGGACATGGAAAATCATATAAAAAAGCAGAAGAATTTACCCCTACTTATTTTGCCAAAACAATTAAAGAATTTGCTGATCAGCAAAAGATAAAACAATTTGTCCTCATCGGACATTCTATGGGCGGGCAGGCCTCCATAAAATTTGCTCAGTTATACCCCAAATATGTGGAAAAACTCATATTGATTGCTCCTGCAGGAATTGAAGAGTTTTCAGAAGCAGAATCTTCCACTTTAAAAACTTTTACCACCAGGGATTTCGTTATCAAGACTTCAGATGAACAAATTGATAAAAATTATTCCCTTAATTTTTATAAAATGCCCAATGAAGCTAAAAAAATGGTCGATGAGAGAAAGAAAATAAAAACAGCTCATGATTTTAATGATCACGCTCTTGCTATTGAGAAATCAGTACGTGGAATGCTGGATGATAAAGTGATTGGTGATATTCAGAATCTTAAACTGCCTGTACTTTTTCTTTTTGCACAAAATGACATGCTGATTCCCAATAAATTTCTCCACCCGTTAATGACCATCAATGATGTGGCAGGTAAAGCACAAGAGCTGATGCCCAAAGCTAAGATCATTATCATCCCTGAAAGCGGACATTTTTTACAGTTTGAAAAACCTGAAATGGTAAACAAGGAAATCCGTACTTTTATTTCTTCCTATCAATAG